Proteins from a single region of Lates calcarifer isolate ASB-BC8 linkage group LG19, TLL_Latcal_v3, whole genome shotgun sequence:
- the arhgap11a gene encoding LOW QUALITY PROTEIN: rho GTPase-activating protein 11A (The sequence of the model RefSeq protein was modified relative to this genomic sequence to represent the inferred CDS: inserted 2 bases in 1 codon) has product MKVMERNVMRLVAVQHLRTAYGIKTKNWNKNKAASCKSTTSNSTKVFGASLETLPYYNMECGSVPSFLVDACMMLLAHVDTEGLFRKSGSVVRLKALRAKLDAGEECLSTALPCDVAGLVKQFFRELPEPVLPMELQDAFLKAQQLPTEEERTSATMLLSCVLPDKNLSALRHFFDFLHNVSMRSAENKMDSSNLSVILAPNLLHSGDGTEKMNANTEKRLKLQAAVVHRFIENAHNFGVLPQFLQAKVPAMMGCEAGILSPTHDDFEELDLNSGMKRRNRRSFGDMVNGALNKIKTNRTPTHATQSDSLVFSSATPVIATPSSKRKLPLESGHSFGFSNKKRRSVKKNLGIDLLPNALFSGVSTPGSAYSASGVLDSSQNAPSSAGRSRRQSATSARRKSRRLSNRHAVNRVESGKAGCFSPKVGKKEAPRKSLRLRFSLGKSSKDAGSESIGWRLATQESTTSFRFTQETEFSPSVFPRKTENKSTKYISKSEDNLLTPQCDSSAHRTSWCGETPVGAQAFSGGSFTDTPMNMCLKANYVSEPAIVITKPPAVISLPKKLCCASSAESLESESSIAEPQSQTGPTLLKIKKAFTESGSNLQAVVEDSCSSAGANLIKPSDSVPVLPLGTPTAKVLSADTEASSFPAQQSLLVNEQNITFGQIEIAALSPLHIDSVVFETGVFSSPAVKADKGSLSAAPVSSPNSSMVGDSESEAEQVNCSRLIEALDIQSPAHFKLGVISGLQSTPYKPGLEHRHELGTPPRVDMAIRMVQEKDEFSPEIGTKAQNQQPLSPQSLETEKRRVADHIQHFNKLTLHSPRGSKAIQTRSPLKFQRTPVRQTVRRINSLLGESRRPTRTTDLTACQSGQVVKAVSLESGLSPHPQLQPYPGEPQVGRANSMRPTKKPPPVPPKKPNTLTRKPKPCALGDVTNXKVQPKTKVDSCVPDPSGAQKPLVHQVAEKDMNHYRGSPRNPLNQVRLLSATKPVDL; this is encoded by the exons ATGAAAGTCATGGAGAGAAATGTGATGCGTCTGGTGGCTGTGCAGCACCTCCGAACAGCGTACGGGATAAAGACAAAGAactggaacaaaaacaaagcagctaGCTGTAAGTCGACAACCAGCAACTCG ACAAAGGTTTTCGGGGCATCCCTGGAGACCTTACCATACTATAATATGGAATGTGGCAGCGTGCCAAG CTTTCTGGTTGACGCATGTATGATGCTGCTGGCACATGTTGACACAGAGGGCCTGTTCAGAAAATCAGGCTCTGTCGTTCGCCTGAAAGCACTCAGG GCAAAACTGGATGCGGGCGAGGAGTGCTTGTCCACTGCGCTTCCGTGTGATGTAGCTGGTCTGGTGAAGCAGTTCTTCAGGGAGCTGCCGGAACCCGTTCTACCCATGGAGCTGCAGGATGCCTTCCTCAAGGCCCAGCAGCTCCCCACCGAGGAAGAGAGGACCTCTGCCACCATGCTGCTGTCTTGTGTACTGCCCGACAAAAACCTGAGTGCCCTACGGCACTTTTTCGACTTCCTCCATAATGTGTCAATGAG GAGTGCAGAAAATAAGATGGATAGCAGTAACCTGTCTGTGATATTGGCTCCCAACCTCCTTCACTCTGGAGATGGCACAGAGAAGATGAATGCAAACACTGAGAAGCGCCTCAAGCTTCAGGCAGCTGTAGTACACCGTTTCATAGAGAATGCCCACAACTTTG GTGTGTTACCACAGTTCCTTCAAGCGAAGGTTCCAGCCATGATGGGCTGTGAGGCCGGGATTCTGTCTCCTACTCACGATGACTTTGAGGAGCTGGACTTAAACTCAGGGATGAAAAGGAGGAACAGACGCAGCTTCGGAG ATATGGTCAATGGTgctctgaataaaataaaaactaacagAACACCCACACATGCCACCCAGTCAGACAGTCTTG TCTTTTCTTCTGCAACTCCTGTGATTGCAACACCGTCATCCAAGCGAAAACTTCCCTTGGAATCAGGTCACTCTTTTGGATTCTCAAACAAGAAACGTAGATCTGTCAAAAAGAACCTTGGGATAGATTTACTTCCCAATGCATTGTTCAGCGGAGTTTCCACTCCTGGATCAG CTTATAGTGCTTCAGGGGTCTTGGACTCTTCCCAAAATGCCCCCTCCTCAGCTGGAAGGTCCAGACGACAGTCAGCTACCTCTGCAAGGAGGAAGAGTCGACGACTTAGTAACAGACATGCTGTCAACAG AGTTGAATCTGGAAAGGCTGGCTGCTTTTCTCCTAAAGTTGGCAAAAAAGAAGCACCACGCAAGTCACTGCGCTTGCGTTTTAGCCTGGGGAAGAGCAGCAAAGACGCT GGATCTGAGTCCATTGGCTGGCGACTTGCCACTCAGGAGAGCACCACCAGTTTTCGTTTCACCCAAGAGACAGAGTTCAGTCCATCAGTTTTCCctagaaaaactgaaaacaaga GCACCAAGTACATCAGTAAGTCTGAAGACAACCTGCTGACCCCTCAATGTGACTCAAGCGCCCACCGGACTTCATGGTGTGGAGAGACCCCTGTAGGAGCCCAGGCTTTCAGCGGAGGGTCCTTCACAGATACACCCATGAACATGTGCCTGAAGGCCAACTACGTGTCTGAGCCAGCCATCGTCATAACCAAGCCCCCGGCTGTGATCAGCCTTCCCAAGAAGCTGTGTTGTGCCTCCAGCGCTGAGAGCCTCGAGAGTGAGAGCTCCATCGCTGAACCCCAGAGCCAAACTGGTCCCACCCTGCTGAAAATCAAGAAGGCCTTCACAGAGTCAGGCAGCAACCTCCAGGCTGTCGTAGAGGACTCCTGCAGCTCCGCCGGAGCAAATTTGATAAAACCGTCAGACAGTGTCCCAGTGCTTCCACTGGGGACTCCTACAGCCAAAGTCCTGTCTGCGGACACTGAAGCCTCCAGCTTCCCAGCTCAGCAGAGCCTTCTGGTTAATGAACAGAACATTACCTTTGGGCAGATTGAAATCGCTGCTTTGTCTCCTTTGCATATTGATAGTGTAGTATTTGAAACTGGTGTGTTCTCTAGTCCAGCAGTAAAGGCTGATAAAGGTTCTCTTAGTGCAGCTCCTGTCAGTAGCCCTAATAGCTCCATGGTAGGAGACAGTGAAAGTGAGGCAGAGCAGGTGAACTGCAGCAGGTTGATTGAGGCGCTGGACATCCAGAGTCCTGCTCACTTCAAACTGGGCGTCATCTCTGGACTGCAGTCCACTCCTTACAAGCCAGGCCTTGAACACAGACATGAGCTCGGTACACCTCCTAGAGTTGATATGGCAATTAGAATGGTACAAGAAAAAGATGAATTTTCCCCAGAGATTGGTACCAAAGCCCAAAACCAACAACCCCTCTCGCCACAAAGCCTGGAGACTGAAAAGCGCCGGGTGGCAGACCACATTCAACACTTCAACAAGCTCACCCTGCATTCTCCCAGAGGCTCCAAGGCCATACAAACCAGGTCACCTCTCAAGTTCCAGCGCACCCCTGTGCGTCAAACAGTCCGCAGGATAAACTCCCTCCTGGGAGAGAGCAGGAGACCAACTAGAACTACAGATCTCACCGCCTGCCAGAGCGGTCAAGTGGTGAAGGCGGTGAGCCTGGAGAGCGGCCTCTCCCCTCACCCACAACTGCAGCCTTACCCGGGGGAGCCACAAGTGGGACGGGCCAACAGCATGCGTCCCACAAAGAAACCACCTCCAGTCCCACCCAAAAAGCCAAACACCTTGACCCGTAAACCCAAACCCTGTGCTTTAGGTGACGTGACCAA AAAGGTCCAACCAAAGACCAAAGTGGACTCTTGTGTCCCCGATCCATCAGGAGCTCAGAAGCCTCTTGTGCATCAGGTTGCAGAGAAAGACATGAACCATTACAGAGGTTCACCCAGGAACCCTCTCAACCAGGTACGACTGCTGTCTGCTACCAAGCCTGTTGATTTGTAG
- the grem1b gene encoding gremlin-1: protein MANSTRIFCSMVFIIGLLSSPVDSKRNRGSQGAIPHPDKNNPNESEQQPQPPQAGSGSRQRQGSSSPADEVLESSQEALHVTERQYLKRDWCKTQPLKQTIHEEGCVSRTIINRFCYGQCNSFYIPRHIRREEGAFQSCSFCKPKRFTTMTFTLNCPDQQPPTKKKRIQRVKQCRCISIDLD from the coding sequence ATGGCCAACTCGACGCGTATCTTTTGCAGTATGGTTTTCATCATCGGGTTGCTGTCCTCTCCCGTGGATTCAAAAAGAAATCGAGGTTCACAAGGCGCCATTCCTCATCCTGACAAAAACAACCCAAACGAATCGGAGCAGCAACCGCAGCCTCCGCAGGCGGGCTCCGGGTCCCGGCAGAGGCAGGGCTCTTCCTCGCCGGCCGACGAGGTGCTGGAGTCCAGCCAGGAAGCTCTGCATGTGACGGAGCGCCAGTATTTGAAACGGGACTGGTGCAAGACGCAACCGCTCAAACAGACCATCCACGAGGAGGGCTGCGTCAGCCGCACCATCATCAACCGCTTCTGTTACGGACAGTGCAACTCCTTCTACATCCCCAGGCACATCCGCAGGGAGGAGGGTGCCTTTCAGTCCTGCTCGTTTTGCAAGCCGAAGCGTTTTACCACcatgacttttactttgaaCTGTCCGGACCAGCAGCCACCCACCAAGAAGAAACGCATCCAGCGCGTTAAACAGTGCCGCTGTATATCCATAGACCTggactaa